One Spirochaetales bacterium DNA window includes the following coding sequences:
- the rsmA gene encoding ribosomal RNA small subunit methyltransferase A — protein MNDNSPSEIRNILKENNLSLKKRWGQNFLVSAEMRKKIIRYVNPQKNEVIWEIGPGLGALTGPLLSAGARVVAFEIDFGLVSYLKTRFEQYRSFTMVRGDIVKTWGDALNAYGMPAKVFGNLPYASASAIILSFITKNFLPPNLYITVQKESADRMYAMPGTRAYSSFSILFRYSFSIKERFHLKPSAFYPVPEVMSTFLHAIPSEYTLTREQKNFFFEIVRCAFRSRRKTLINNLIREKNLRNFSKAEFEIILGKEGLAADTRSESLSVDEFIRLALRLYDERTRTGSVE, from the coding sequence GTGAATGACAATTCGCCCTCTGAAATCCGCAACATCCTCAAGGAAAACAACCTTTCCCTCAAAAAGCGGTGGGGACAGAATTTTCTCGTTTCCGCAGAAATGAGAAAGAAGATTATACGGTATGTCAATCCTCAAAAAAACGAGGTTATCTGGGAAATCGGTCCCGGACTCGGCGCTTTGACCGGTCCCCTGCTTTCAGCAGGAGCGCGTGTGGTCGCTTTTGAGATCGATTTTGGCCTTGTCTCCTATCTGAAAACACGATTCGAACAATACCGGTCATTCACAATGGTCCGGGGAGATATCGTAAAAACATGGGGGGACGCACTCAATGCATACGGGATGCCGGCAAAAGTATTCGGAAATCTTCCTTATGCTTCTGCTTCAGCCATCATTCTTTCATTTATCACCAAAAACTTTTTACCCCCCAACCTCTATATTACCGTTCAAAAGGAGTCGGCCGATAGAATGTATGCGATGCCCGGTACCAGGGCGTATTCGTCCTTTTCAATCCTCTTCCGGTACTCATTTTCGATAAAAGAGCGCTTTCACCTGAAACCGTCCGCTTTTTATCCGGTACCGGAAGTGATGTCGACCTTTCTCCATGCGATCCCTTCCGAATACACCCTGACCCGTGAACAAAAAAACTTTTTTTTTGAGATTGTCCGATGTGCATTCCGGTCGCGGAGAAAGACACTGATCAACAATCTGATAAGGGAAAAAAACCTTCGGAATTTTTCAAAAGCGGAATTTGAAATCATTCTCGGAAAAGAAGGACTCGCGGCAGACACCCGGAGTGAATCATTATCCGTCGATGAGTTTATCCGGCTTGCACTCCGGCTTTATGATGAAAGGACGAGAACAGGCTCGGTTGAATGA